One Candidatus Hydrogenedentota bacterium DNA segment encodes these proteins:
- a CDS encoding Rrf2 family transcriptional regulator, producing MFSSKARYGLRAMAVLAQHFAEDTYVTVDDIVAVEPIPPKFLESILTELRKEGLLLSRRGPAGGYRLARAPEAISLAAVVRTLDGAFAPTTCARLRNPVCCEGCVDMESCAIRPFARRVRDEMAKVLEGQTINDLAMDEAHKGQSARGTAGI from the coding sequence ATGTTCTCTTCCAAAGCGCGCTATGGACTCCGGGCGATGGCCGTACTTGCACAACACTTTGCCGAAGACACCTACGTCACCGTGGACGATATTGTCGCGGTGGAGCCAATTCCACCGAAGTTTCTCGAGAGCATATTGACGGAGCTTCGGAAGGAAGGGCTGTTGTTGAGTCGGCGGGGCCCGGCGGGTGGCTACCGGCTGGCCCGTGCACCCGAGGCAATCTCGCTGGCGGCGGTCGTACGCACGCTGGACGGCGCCTTCGCTCCGACGACCTGCGCACGGCTGCGCAATCCGGTGTGCTGCGAAGGTTGCGTGGACATGGAAAGCTGCGCGATACGTCCCTTTGCCCGGCGCGTGCGCGATGAGATGGCGAAGGTGCTGGAGGGACAAACGATCAATGATCTTGCAATGGACGAGGCCCACAAAGGCCAATCCGCCCGCGGCACCGCGGGAATCTAG
- a CDS encoding sodium:solute symporter family protein has product MSGLHPADLAVLVVYLVGVTVLGIWAGRGSKSTGEFFMPRKFGKAMMLMNAFGTGTASDQAVSVASGTARTGLSGIWYQWAWLFVTPFYWLIAPLFRRFRAVTTADVYALRFDRGVAGLFAVVGIFSLTVKTGVLLKGTGALIEACTGEAVNADAAILITAFLFVLYGTAGGLAGAIVTDAVQGTLTVIFSFMLLPFVMHAAGGIEGIKTTINDPNMLSLVAPGKVTLFFVVMMGIQALVGIVAQPFIMGICGSGKTEYEGRVGMMFGNFLKRACTIAWCVTAIAGVAWYMNNGTALKDIDADKLYGNLAQAFLPELLPGALGLFVAAMLAGVMSSCDAYMLSSAALFTQNIYRPLVTGRDDAHYLLVGRITSVIVVVGGILFAFWVPNVIKALEIWFMIAPMMGIAFWIGLVWRPFTAAGAWASTLTGFTVWWLTTLPGVVAWAEALPQAEGWRIIWVENGKAGIYLPWQILAYMSAATAVGFVASALSTPVDPERLDRFHRLIRTPVQPGERILTACAVPVESEGGERAVLYRGYGFDLPVPSRESVVGFVVGWACVGAMILGFWYMWQ; this is encoded by the coding sequence ATGTCGGGATTGCATCCAGCGGATCTGGCGGTTTTGGTGGTCTATCTGGTCGGTGTTACCGTGCTCGGAATCTGGGCGGGCCGTGGGAGCAAATCGACGGGCGAGTTTTTCATGCCGCGTAAGTTCGGCAAGGCGATGATGCTGATGAATGCTTTCGGCACCGGCACCGCCTCGGATCAGGCGGTGAGCGTGGCCTCGGGCACGGCGCGCACCGGCCTCTCGGGCATCTGGTACCAGTGGGCCTGGCTTTTCGTAACCCCTTTCTACTGGCTTATCGCACCGCTTTTTCGCCGCTTTCGCGCGGTAACCACGGCGGACGTTTACGCGCTGCGCTTCGACCGCGGCGTTGCGGGCCTCTTCGCTGTGGTGGGCATTTTCAGCCTGACCGTGAAAACGGGCGTGCTGCTCAAGGGAACCGGGGCACTGATTGAGGCGTGCACAGGGGAGGCGGTCAACGCCGACGCGGCGATTCTGATCACGGCCTTTCTGTTTGTGCTCTATGGCACGGCGGGCGGATTGGCGGGCGCTATCGTCACCGACGCGGTTCAGGGGACCCTGACGGTTATTTTCTCTTTCATGCTCCTGCCCTTTGTGATGCACGCGGCGGGAGGAATCGAAGGCATCAAGACCACCATCAACGACCCGAACATGCTTTCCCTCGTGGCCCCCGGCAAGGTAACCCTCTTTTTCGTTGTGATGATGGGAATCCAGGCCTTGGTCGGAATCGTGGCGCAACCGTTTATCATGGGTATCTGCGGCTCGGGAAAGACGGAATATGAAGGCCGCGTCGGTATGATGTTCGGCAACTTCCTGAAACGCGCCTGCACCATCGCTTGGTGCGTTACGGCCATCGCGGGCGTGGCCTGGTACATGAACAATGGCACGGCGCTGAAAGACATCGATGCGGACAAGCTCTACGGCAATCTGGCCCAGGCTTTTCTGCCGGAGTTGCTGCCGGGCGCGTTGGGACTCTTTGTCGCGGCAATGCTGGCGGGGGTCATGAGTTCCTGCGATGCCTATATGCTCTCCAGCGCGGCGCTCTTCACACAAAACATCTACCGGCCACTTGTTACGGGGCGCGACGACGCACACTATCTCCTCGTCGGTCGCATCACCAGCGTCATCGTGGTCGTTGGCGGCATATTGTTCGCCTTCTGGGTGCCCAACGTCATCAAGGCGCTGGAAATCTGGTTCATGATCGCGCCCATGATGGGCATTGCCTTCTGGATAGGCCTGGTCTGGCGTCCCTTCACCGCGGCGGGCGCCTGGGCCAGCACGCTCACGGGCTTTACGGTCTGGTGGCTCACCACCCTGCCGGGGGTGGTCGCCTGGGCGGAAGCCCTGCCACAGGCCGAGGGCTGGCGCATTATCTGGGTGGAGAATGGCAAGGCCGGCATCTATCTGCCGTGGCAGATTCTGGCGTATATGTCCGCCGCAACAGCCGTCGGGTTCGTTGCGAGCGCACTTTCAACCCCCGTCGATCCCGAGCGCCTTGATCGCTTCCACCGCTTGATACGAACCCCCGTGCAACCGGGGGAACGAATTTTGACCGCGTGCGCGGTTCCGGTCGAGTCGGAAGGCGGCGAGCGTGCCGTGCTGTATCGCGGTTACGGCTTCGATCTGCCCGTGCCGAGTCGGGAGTCGGTGGTGGGCTTTGTTGTGGGGTGGGCCTGCGTGGGCGCCATGATCCTGGGCTTCTGGTACATGTGGCAGTGA
- a CDS encoding cupin domain-containing protein has protein sequence MNEPYTLIKSLAAQVTIPEDGILSKPVSTDEHLRATLFGLSAGQEMSEHTTTMEALLQILEGEADITLNDDAHHVGAGDWIRMAPNLRHSITATTPLKMFLVVLRDSKS, from the coding sequence ATGAACGAACCCTACACCCTGATCAAATCGCTGGCCGCGCAGGTCACCATTCCCGAAGACGGCATCCTCAGCAAACCCGTCTCCACCGACGAACACCTCCGCGCCACGCTCTTTGGGTTGAGCGCGGGACAGGAAATGTCCGAGCACACCACCACCATGGAGGCACTGCTTCAGATACTGGAAGGGGAGGCCGACATCACCTTGAACGATGATGCCCACCATGTTGGAGCGGGGGACTGGATCCGCATGGCGCCCAACCTGCGCCACAGCATCACGGCCACCACGCCCCTCAAGATGTTCCTGGTCGTGCTGCGCGATTCGAAAAGCTAA
- a CDS encoding DUF423 domain-containing protein produces MKSSSANLFRAACILCGLAVALGAFGAHGLKERLTPEMLAIFEVGVRYQFYHGLALLALTLAPGRLWGGPWAGRAAWAWIVGIAVFSGSLYLLSVTGVKWLGAITPIGGVAFILGWIFAMLGARQLSAE; encoded by the coding sequence ATGAAATCGAGTTCCGCGAATCTGTTTCGGGCCGCCTGTATTTTGTGTGGCCTGGCCGTTGCGCTGGGCGCCTTTGGCGCCCATGGACTTAAGGAACGGCTTACACCGGAAATGCTGGCCATTTTTGAGGTGGGCGTGCGCTACCAGTTCTACCATGGGCTGGCGCTGCTGGCCCTGACCCTGGCCCCCGGACGACTCTGGGGCGGCCCCTGGGCCGGGCGCGCCGCCTGGGCCTGGATCGTGGGTATCGCGGTGTTCTCCGGGAGCCTCTACCTGCTTTCGGTAACCGGGGTTAAGTGGCTCGGCGCGATCACGCCCATCGGCGGCGTTGCGTTTATCCTGGGGTGGATTTTCGCCATGCTGGGCGCGCGCCAGCTCAGCGCGGAGTGA
- a CDS encoding BrxA/BrxB family bacilliredoxin encodes MYDPEQVRPMWEELANVGVRPLTTPEAVDEVLTKPTGTVLCVVNSVCGCAAGGARPGVTLALQGDLIPDELVTVFAGMDQEAVAQARGYMTGIAPSSPCIALFKDGAPIHVLERRHIERMNAMDIVNNLTEVFKQTCTRKGPSVPPEVFDANEHVEICGSSISPYQGN; translated from the coding sequence ATATATGATCCCGAACAAGTCCGTCCGATGTGGGAAGAACTGGCCAATGTGGGTGTACGCCCCCTGACCACGCCCGAAGCGGTTGACGAAGTGCTTACAAAGCCGACCGGCACGGTTCTGTGTGTTGTGAATTCCGTGTGTGGCTGTGCCGCGGGCGGTGCCCGTCCGGGGGTGACCCTGGCGCTCCAGGGCGATCTGATTCCCGACGAGCTCGTCACGGTCTTTGCCGGCATGGACCAGGAAGCGGTGGCCCAGGCGCGCGGCTACATGACGGGCATCGCCCCGTCCTCGCCCTGCATCGCCCTTTTCAAGGATGGCGCCCCGATACACGTGCTGGAACGCCGCCACATCGAACGCATGAACGCCATGGACATCGTGAACAACCTGACCGAGGTGTTCAAGCAGACCTGCACCCGCAAGGGACCATCCGTGCCGCCGGAAGTATTCGACGCCAATGAGCACGTGGAAATCTGCGGCTCCTCCATCAGCCCCTATCAGGGCAACTAA
- a CDS encoding response regulator, giving the protein MEQPAVIVAEGKGGRRNSLQRILEAQLPDTLVLAVTSTEALLARAQSDARQCLVIDEDFYGAPHSPESLAEKLREARSTHPVLWVLGRGSDPGARDALFGNARDDFILRPIRPAELSRRVARMLAMTSRAPELQQANRVLAAVVEERSHDLYESDERFRLLFNACIDGVCTVALGGDKEGDQIIEVNSQLCHALNYPREEILAMLPKDLVDPHHIKAMNARLRTLAVEKQFYIETILVTRDGQKLPAAITARHFSFSRQPYIIFVVHFRARGEAGAPGSDLDDVYRTYAMQTGQVMYEYTIPTDKLRLSGASLQITGLSIDVMESMNREACLALIHPDDRKELLHRIAKAASTLGEFHMQYRIRHTSGEYRHVEDLGIVVPGESGEPMSICGTVKDVTDRVRAEQEERIMEQELQHSKRLESLGVLAGGIAHDFNNILAAIIGLTDMSIQELTGPPDVVEDLEESLRAAHRAKDLVKQILAFSRQTGEEHTPVYLHAVVREALGLLRASIPTSINIIDNVDTDTGMVRANPTQMHQVVMNYCTNGVQAMSEKGGTLEVRLENVEITRRFAAAHPKLHPGPYVKLTVADKGRGIEPVHMRRIFDPFYTTKGPGEGTGMGLAMVYGIVADHGGAVFVDSVLGHGTEFHTYLPRIATTDHAEADSVDSPATGRESILVVDDERAIRRFCQRSLTPLGYRVHSTGEPQVALADFKRDPSAYDLVITDQHMPGMTGDSLARRLRKVRPDIPIILFTGFSSEISEETAREAGIEEIVPKPVLASQLTMAIRRVLETAHRD; this is encoded by the coding sequence ATGGAACAGCCAGCCGTCATTGTCGCCGAAGGAAAAGGGGGGCGGCGAAACAGCCTCCAGCGCATTCTGGAGGCCCAATTGCCCGACACCCTCGTCCTGGCGGTCACCTCGACGGAGGCGCTGCTGGCGCGCGCGCAAAGCGATGCGCGCCAGTGTCTGGTTATCGACGAGGACTTCTATGGGGCCCCCCATTCACCGGAATCACTGGCGGAAAAGCTCCGCGAGGCCCGATCAACCCATCCCGTGCTCTGGGTACTTGGGCGCGGGTCCGATCCCGGTGCCCGGGACGCCCTGTTCGGGAATGCCCGCGACGATTTTATTCTTCGGCCCATTCGCCCGGCGGAACTTTCCAGGCGTGTCGCCCGTATGCTGGCCATGACGAGCCGCGCCCCGGAATTGCAGCAGGCCAATCGCGTGCTGGCGGCCGTCGTGGAGGAGCGGAGCCACGATCTCTACGAAAGCGATGAGCGCTTCCGCCTGCTCTTCAACGCCTGCATCGACGGAGTTTGCACGGTCGCCCTGGGCGGCGACAAAGAGGGCGACCAGATCATTGAGGTGAACAGCCAACTCTGCCACGCCCTGAACTATCCGCGCGAAGAGATACTCGCCATGCTCCCCAAAGATCTAGTGGACCCCCATCATATCAAGGCGATGAACGCGCGTCTGCGCACGCTGGCGGTGGAGAAGCAATTCTACATCGAAACCATTCTGGTCACCCGCGACGGACAGAAGCTCCCCGCCGCAATCACAGCGCGGCACTTCTCCTTTTCCCGCCAGCCCTACATCATTTTTGTGGTGCATTTCCGGGCGCGGGGCGAAGCCGGCGCGCCCGGCAGCGATCTCGACGATGTCTACCGCACCTACGCCATGCAGACCGGTCAAGTCATGTACGAGTACACGATCCCGACGGACAAACTCCGCCTGAGCGGGGCCAGTCTCCAGATAACCGGGCTGTCTATTGACGTCATGGAATCCATGAACCGGGAAGCCTGTCTCGCGCTCATACACCCCGACGATCGAAAAGAACTGCTCCATCGCATCGCGAAGGCCGCATCCACCCTCGGTGAGTTCCACATGCAGTACCGGATTCGCCACACCTCGGGCGAATACCGCCATGTGGAGGACCTCGGCATTGTGGTGCCGGGGGAGTCCGGCGAGCCCATGAGCATCTGCGGCACCGTTAAGGATGTAACCGACCGCGTGCGGGCCGAGCAGGAGGAACGGATCATGGAGCAGGAGCTCCAGCATTCCAAACGGCTGGAGAGTCTCGGCGTGCTCGCCGGCGGCATCGCCCACGACTTCAATAACATCCTCGCCGCCATTATCGGCCTCACCGACATGTCGATTCAGGAGCTGACCGGGCCGCCCGATGTTGTCGAAGACCTGGAGGAGTCCCTCCGCGCCGCCCACCGCGCAAAGGATCTGGTCAAGCAGATCCTCGCCTTCAGTCGGCAGACCGGGGAGGAGCATACCCCCGTGTACCTTCACGCCGTGGTGCGCGAAGCCCTGGGACTCCTGCGCGCGTCCATTCCCACATCGATCAATATTATCGACAATGTGGATACCGACACCGGCATGGTGCGGGCCAATCCCACCCAGATGCATCAGGTCGTCATGAACTATTGCACCAACGGTGTTCAGGCCATGTCCGAGAAGGGCGGCACCCTGGAGGTCCGGCTCGAAAATGTGGAAATCACCCGCCGCTTCGCCGCCGCCCACCCCAAACTGCACCCCGGCCCCTATGTGAAGCTTACCGTGGCCGACAAGGGGCGGGGTATTGAGCCCGTCCATATGCGCCGGATATTCGATCCCTTCTACACGACCAAGGGGCCCGGCGAGGGCACCGGGATGGGACTCGCCATGGTCTACGGCATTGTGGCCGACCATGGTGGCGCGGTCTTCGTCGACAGCGTTCTCGGCCACGGCACCGAGTTCCACACGTACCTTCCCCGCATTGCCACCACCGATCACGCCGAGGCGGACTCGGTTGATTCGCCGGCCACCGGGCGGGAGTCCATTCTGGTGGTGGACGATGAACGGGCCATCCGCCGTTTTTGCCAGCGGTCCCTGACGCCGCTGGGATACCGGGTCCACAGTACGGGCGAGCCACAGGTGGCGCTGGCGGATTTCAAGCGCGATCCATCGGCCTACGATCTGGTAATCACCGACCAGCACATGCCCGGCATGACGGGGGATTCCCTGGCCCGGCGTCTGCGTAAAGTTCGGCCCGATATCCCCATTATTCTTTTTACGGGATTCAGCAGCGAAATCAGTGAAGAGACCGCGCGCGAGGCGGGCATCGAGGAAATCGTGCCCAAGCCCGTGCTGGCCTCTCAATTGACCATGGCCATCCGGCGAGTGCTGGAGACGGCGCACCGCGATTGA
- a CDS encoding ComEA family DNA-binding protein, whose protein sequence is MNKKMVAMVVATIGLTLVGIAAWWRARGEESVPDSASAQGESGESLSPLPGESPTPPAAAPANAPRLPAALVLVEIQGAVAAPGVYSFPGDGRVFDALQKAGGALNGAEIRDINIAARLVDGSVLSIPYQQPSGTASLPTASDLNPPAYTRSGWTGMVEATATPVGGVAPASPSAKININTASQAELETLPGVGEKTAEKIMRHRESQPFTQVDDLGYVQGIGEKRLETLRPHVTVE, encoded by the coding sequence GTGAACAAAAAAATGGTGGCCATGGTGGTAGCGACCATCGGGCTGACGCTTGTGGGCATCGCCGCATGGTGGCGCGCGCGGGGGGAGGAGTCCGTCCCGGATTCCGCGTCCGCGCAAGGTGAATCAGGCGAGTCCCTTTCGCCGCTCCCGGGGGAATCCCCGACGCCCCCGGCGGCTGCGCCCGCGAACGCGCCGCGCCTGCCCGCGGCGCTGGTTCTGGTCGAGATACAGGGTGCCGTTGCCGCGCCTGGCGTCTACAGCTTTCCGGGGGACGGAAGGGTTTTCGATGCGCTGCAGAAGGCCGGGGGCGCCCTGAACGGCGCGGAAATCAGGGATATCAATATCGCGGCCCGACTCGTGGATGGAAGCGTCCTTTCCATACCCTACCAGCAGCCGAGTGGCACCGCCTCATTGCCAACCGCATCGGATCTAAATCCCCCGGCCTACACACGTTCCGGATGGACGGGAATGGTCGAAGCCACCGCCACACCCGTCGGGGGAGTCGCTCCCGCATCGCCCTCCGCAAAAATAAATATCAACACGGCCTCCCAGGCCGAGTTGGAAACCTTGCCGGGTGTGGGGGAGAAAACCGCGGAGAAAATCATGCGACACCGGGAGTCTCAGCCCTTTACACAGGTGGATGACCTGGGTTACGTGCAGGGCATCGGCGAGAAACGTCTGGAGACCTTGCGCCCACACGTGACTGTGGAGTAG
- a CDS encoding radical SAM protein, which yields MRVAVLNPMFGKDFTKSARWFARSRGRVQRHPDYLATAVAVLEQAGHELLFLDSQAKNMPTPEVIEKHLRAFQPDMTVYQATTPSIYADIESARLCKEAVGGLHVMVGPHVSAEAESTLRAARGAVDAVARHEFDYILRDLANGVPVTECRGVSYMDGGAYKENPDMPYIEDLDELPFPAWHHLDMKDYIDGAKLFPFVTAITGRGCRYRCSYCQIPQVMNGHRYRTHSVKRVVDEMEHAKKIIPGLREVMFEDDTLTMRIARDRLIELCEEIIRRDLKLSWSANARVDLNDLETLRLMKRSGCRMLCVGFEFGDQKILNNVKKGTTVDQMYTFAENAAKAKLRIHGCFMIGGPEETRETAMRTIKMSQELKIDTAQFTGVVAYPGTSYYEWARDSGSLIPEDWRDWVTADYEQAPTISLAQLDKDEINELVDLGLRKFYLRPEQMWRMFVNISSWSDVKAKYHGLLSFFGYFLGNGRKNFVGFTGNN from the coding sequence ATGCGGGTAGCGGTCTTAAACCCTATGTTTGGCAAGGACTTCACCAAGTCCGCACGCTGGTTCGCCCGTTCGCGGGGCCGGGTGCAGCGCCATCCCGATTATCTGGCCACTGCGGTGGCGGTGCTGGAACAAGCGGGCCACGAGCTGCTCTTTCTCGACAGCCAGGCCAAGAACATGCCCACACCGGAGGTCATCGAGAAGCATCTAAGGGCATTCCAGCCCGACATGACGGTCTACCAGGCCACAACCCCATCCATCTATGCCGATATTGAGTCCGCCCGCCTGTGTAAAGAAGCGGTGGGTGGCTTGCACGTCATGGTGGGCCCCCACGTGTCCGCCGAGGCGGAGTCGACCCTGCGCGCGGCCAGGGGGGCCGTGGACGCCGTGGCGCGCCACGAGTTCGACTATATTCTGCGCGACTTGGCCAATGGTGTTCCCGTGACGGAGTGCAGAGGGGTCTCGTATATGGACGGGGGCGCGTATAAAGAAAACCCCGATATGCCCTATATCGAGGACCTGGACGAGCTCCCCTTTCCCGCCTGGCATCACCTGGACATGAAAGACTATATCGACGGCGCGAAGCTGTTCCCTTTTGTGACCGCGATCACCGGCCGGGGCTGTCGCTATCGATGCTCCTACTGCCAGATCCCCCAGGTGATGAACGGCCACCGCTACCGCACCCACAGCGTGAAGCGGGTCGTGGACGAGATGGAGCACGCCAAGAAAATCATTCCGGGACTGCGGGAAGTCATGTTTGAAGACGACACCCTGACGATGCGGATTGCCCGGGACCGATTGATTGAATTGTGCGAGGAAATCATCCGCCGCGACCTGAAGCTTTCCTGGAGCGCGAATGCCCGGGTGGACTTGAACGATCTGGAGACCCTGCGGCTCATGAAGCGTTCCGGCTGCCGGATGCTTTGTGTAGGCTTCGAGTTTGGTGACCAGAAGATCCTGAACAACGTCAAGAAGGGCACCACGGTGGACCAGATGTACACCTTCGCGGAAAACGCCGCCAAGGCCAAGCTGCGGATCCACGGCTGCTTCATGATCGGCGGCCCGGAAGAGACCCGGGAAACGGCGATGCGAACGATCAAGATGTCTCAAGAGCTGAAAATCGACACGGCCCAGTTCACCGGCGTGGTGGCCTACCCGGGAACTTCGTACTACGAATGGGCCAGGGACTCGGGCTCACTGATTCCCGAGGACTGGCGCGACTGGGTAACGGCGGACTACGAGCAGGCCCCGACGATCAGCCTGGCCCAGCTCGACAAGGACGAGATCAATGAGCTGGTCGATCTGGGCCTGAGGAAGTTCTATCTGCGCCCCGAGCAGATGTGGCGGATGTTCGTCAATATCAGTTCCTGGTCCGATGTGAAGGCGAAGTACCACGGACTATTGAGCTTTTTCGGGTATTTTCTTGGAAATGGTCGTAAAAACTTCGTCGGATTTACGGGCAACAACTAG
- a CDS encoding NUDIX hydrolase: MTHPLPRIRVAAVIVEEHQLLLVRHEKDGETYWMLPGGGVDFGETLAEALRRELREELCIDCEIGALLLVNDSIPEDRHRHIVNLYFAARIVGGRPRVGEDERVVEAAFHPLECLDHIALLPVIHTVLRGVLAEGNTPNSGYLGNLWTD; the protein is encoded by the coding sequence ATGACCCACCCCCTGCCCCGCATCCGTGTCGCCGCCGTCATCGTCGAAGAACATCAACTCCTGCTGGTTCGGCACGAGAAAGATGGCGAGACCTACTGGATGTTGCCCGGCGGCGGCGTGGACTTCGGCGAAACGCTCGCCGAGGCCCTGCGGCGAGAGCTTCGGGAAGAACTCTGCATCGATTGCGAGATTGGCGCACTCCTGCTGGTTAACGACAGCATCCCGGAAGACCGCCATCGCCACATTGTGAACCTCTACTTTGCCGCGCGAATCGTTGGGGGCCGTCCCCGCGTGGGCGAAGACGAACGGGTGGTGGAGGCGGCCTTTCACCCGCTGGAATGTCTGGATCATATCGCCCTCCTGCCGGTCATTCACACGGTACTGCGGGGTGTGCTTGCGGAAGGGAACACTCCGAACAGTGGATACCTGGGGAACCTCTGGACAGATTGA
- a CDS encoding exo-alpha-sialidase: protein MKRLKRILTTSLALSVLAVPLAADAAPKGPLEFADEIRAHGGNVSFVFGAKRPFPQCHASTVAETPDGGLVAAWFGGTAEKDDDVGIWISNYDGESWSPPVAAAKINNTPHWNPVLFKDENGEIHLFFKVGPEIPTWQTYWMHGKDGKTWSAAEELVPGDHGGRGPVKNKAIILSDGSWLAPASTEPGKWLAFADRSIDHGKTWERSADFVYKSESERDKGIIQPTFWESKPGVVHALLRSTSGKIWRTDSEDGGKTWVPVYDSGLPNNNSGIDAVRLKDGRVLLVYNHVAGNWKARTPLNLAISKNNGKTWKTVAYLEADPDLKSEFSYPAIIQKESGDVVITYTYQRERVRCWQVPLAAL from the coding sequence ATGAAGCGACTGAAACGAATCCTGACGACGTCACTGGCCCTGTCCGTGCTGGCAGTGCCTCTGGCCGCCGACGCGGCGCCGAAAGGCCCCCTTGAATTTGCGGACGAGATCCGCGCCCACGGCGGCAACGTGAGTTTCGTATTTGGGGCCAAGCGGCCCTTCCCGCAGTGCCACGCCTCCACCGTGGCGGAAACGCCGGACGGCGGCCTCGTTGCGGCCTGGTTTGGCGGTACGGCGGAGAAGGATGACGACGTGGGCATCTGGATCTCCAATTACGACGGGGAAAGCTGGTCGCCCCCGGTGGCGGCGGCCAAGATCAACAACACGCCCCACTGGAACCCTGTGCTCTTTAAGGATGAAAACGGTGAAATTCACCTCTTCTTCAAGGTGGGCCCCGAAATTCCGACCTGGCAGACCTACTGGATGCACGGCAAGGATGGCAAAACCTGGAGCGCGGCGGAAGAGCTGGTGCCGGGCGATCACGGTGGTCGCGGTCCGGTGAAGAACAAGGCCATCATCCTTTCAGACGGAAGCTGGCTGGCACCCGCCTCCACCGAGCCCGGGAAATGGCTGGCCTTCGCTGATCGGTCGATTGATCACGGCAAAACCTGGGAGCGCTCGGCTGACTTCGTCTACAAATCGGAGTCGGAGAGGGACAAAGGGATTATTCAGCCGACATTCTGGGAATCGAAACCCGGTGTGGTTCACGCCCTGCTTCGCTCCACGAGCGGGAAGATCTGGCGTACCGATTCGGAGGACGGCGGCAAGACCTGGGTTCCGGTCTATGATTCGGGCCTCCCGAACAACAACAGCGGTATCGATGCCGTCCGCCTGAAGGACGGCCGGGTGCTCCTGGTCTACAATCATGTCGCCGGCAACTGGAAGGCCCGTACCCCATTGAATCTGGCGATTTCCAAGAACAACGGCAAGACCTGGAAGACCGTCGCCTATCTGGAGGCCGATCCGGACCTCAAGAGCGAATTCTCCTACCCCGCGATCATCCAGAAAGAGTCCGGAGACGTGGTCATCACCTATACGTATCAGCGCGAGCGGGTGCGCTGCTGGCAGGTGCCCCTCGCAGCCCTGTAA